The nucleotide sequence ATGTCCAGCTTGGACTGCAGCAAGTGGGTGGTTGGCTTCTGTGATGAGCGAGTGGTTTCCTTTGATGATCCTGAGAGCACCTATGGGCTGTACAAGGTATCcgtttgtttgcatgtgtcgTGGTTACACTTATTTAGTTACATTGGGATAAAATATAACCTGTTGCTCCTTTTCCAGAGTCATTTGTTTTCCAAGGTCAACATCCCTGACAGTGGGATCTTAGCCATCGACCCCTCACTGCCAGTGAACGAGTGTGCTGAGGATTATTCCAGCAAACTGAAGAAGGTGCAACATCTATTAGATATATCTCTATTTTTCTGTGATTCTGGTTGTAAAATCACACATGCATGGGATGTGTGGGATTTTAACATGTTACAGAATATTTGCAGTATTGATTTTGCTactttcaaacacacagacctTCCCAGATGATGACTTCCCCGTGTTTGACTTGTTACTGCTGGGTATGGGTCCCGATGGACACACCTGTTCCCTCTTCCCAGACCACCCTCTGCTAGAGGTGAGGGCCATACTAAAGTAAATTTGTCTGTTCTACGATACATTTCTGCCTGTATACCTATTGAATATTTACGAAAAAGGATGAGTGTAGAAAGATGCTTCACCATACAAATCTTGGTGGATTTGCTTAAATGATTTAACTGATTAAATCAACAATGGTGGTCATAGCTTagaaacatcacatttttcatatttcagagAAAGTAAACATGTTTTCCCTCATTATGACCTTGACAGCAGGCAATCTTGGACCATCAGTCCGGCATCTTGATGTTGGACAATGCTATTCTTTTTTTAGGAATGTATATAAATTTACCACCAGTCATTAAATTTCAGGGTTCTGGGCAGTTTCGCACATGTGTCTGTAAATGTTACCTCTCAATTATAGAAATATGGATTTGCTTCTGCTGTAGGCATATGAAGCACATTATTTTATGATTCTGGCAGGCCTACTAATTAAGGTCTGGAAGCATGTCAAGGTTTGTACTTCGATGTGGTTCCTGACTTGCTTGTTtgaaaaaacaatgtgttttcttGCCCGTACTTTTCAAGACACTCCCTCAACTATGTATGGATCATTGGTAGGTTTTGATTTACTTGGACTTTGTGGTTTTTACTGTCATCCCTCATTACATATCTGTGAGGCAATGTGCTTCATGTCGCATCTGATAATTGACAGTTACAGTAGAGTCTTGTGTTGCGGTTCTCAATCACATTTTTTGGCGCCTATATACATTACACATGATAGATGATCTGGTTTGGTTGTACCCCATATTCAGGAAACCAAGAAGATTGTGGCCCCCATCAGCGATTCCCCCAAACCACCACCACAGCGTGTAACTATGACTTTTCCAGTGGTGAACTCTGCACGATGTGTGGCTTTTGTGTCAACTGGAGGGAGCAAAGCACCAGTTTTGAAGGTAACatttacaagttttttttaaaattccataACCTATTCCACGGCACAGTAGATCCACTTAGACTAGAGTAGggcaaagagaaaaaacagaataatgtaattaattttttaaaaaatgcacagtATCGCTGAAACATAGATAGGCTCTGCAGGTTAAATTGCAGGGTTTCAACACTTTGCACAGTCTATGGTTCAACAGTTACAGTTTGTGGATGAACTGggagcacaaaaaaacacatcaagactaaaaataaacaaataaagtgaaaaaaatgaacacaagtACAATTTTATGCTTATATTCCAATACAGATgactaaaaacaacaaaataatcaagGGATCAGTAGTTTCATGATGAGTTATGTAGCATTACTGTTGCATTGTTACACAGTGACTGTTTTCTTGCAGGAGGTGCTGGAGGGTAGAGAGGGTCCGGCGTTCCCAGCAGCCCGCGTTGTCCCGACTAATGGCGAGCTGTTCTGGCTTGTCGATGACCCCGCAGCTGCCTCCTTAACTATCCAGGTGGAGAGGTTGGGTGCAGGGGCCAAACTGTAGAGCTTTCCAGTTACTGGATAAAGACAGGAGGTCAACTGTGAAAACGTGGATGGAGAGACtggaaaataacacacacattcctACTTTTAACTGAGAGTGTTATTAGTTTATGTCGGTGAGTGAGACAGGCTGtctaataaacaaacatttaggaGGATTTTCCAGTGCTAGATGTAGCACTTATTAgaggttggtgtgtgtgtgtgtgtgtgtgtgtgtttaggtacAACTGTATCCAAAGGAGGTTTAATAAAAGATTGTGATGTAATTTAGATgttcataaaacagaaaagtaagGTTTTTTTGTATCTAGTCCATTAACTTGGAAAAAGTAAactagcagctctgtggttGAGCTGCTTTCACACCTTTGACACTGTAAATCAGCCTTCATTTGGAAACAGGTTGCTGCTCATCAACCATCTGTAACACTTATTTTCATcagcagtttaaaaaataaaatgttaattggCCTTTTTGTCTGATGCGTTTACTGTGCGGTCATGCAAAATCCATCCCCTTTAAAATCGCCCCACCCCTTTAAATCGCGGTGTTGTCACATCAAGAGCTGTAGGCTCAGATTTAGCTCTTTCTGTGATGACCGTGCATATTAAAGACACAACTTTTCTATAGCCTCAGGAGCTATAATCCATCCGGAGTTGTTGTTTCTTCAACATTTCCTAATTTACCGTTGCAATGCACGGTCTCGCCGGGCTCGTCTGCCTCCCCGCCACCCTGGTCCTCTTTCTGCTATCCTGCTGGAGACCAGCCCGGGGATATTTTGCGGAGGAGCGCTGGAGCCCCGAGTCTCCGCTGCTCGCTCCCCGGGTCTTCGTCACCCTCATCTGCAGAAACTCCCAGCACTCTTTACCGTATTTCCTCGGTACTATTGAGCGCCTCAACTATCCAAAGGAACGCATGGCACTGTGGTAAGTAACTAAGTGGAGTTAGGagcttaaataaataaaagcttaacACGGTCAAAAAGTTTTTAAGTGTCCTTCCAAAGATTTCACCCTGTAACTATTTTCATAAAACTACATTTCTGGTCGGGCAGTTGAGATTTGCtgcagagtttttaaaaaaaaaaaaaagggggggggggggggtgaaccCGGAGGCAAGGTAAATGGTAACTATGTAGCCATAAAAAAGTCTAACAAAAATTAACAAGCAGGAAACTAACtaagagctgctgctgcataAATAGCAAATTCATGTATCCATTTAATGTTGGACAGAGGTGAGAACATCTGGTCAGAGAAGCATGCATTGATCTGTATACGTGGAGGGGAGGGGACGGTACTACTTTGGCCACGAGGGGAGCTACatgatttaacaaacaaatcCTAACAAAGTGGGTTATTATGTCTACACAGTCCATTAAGACACAATATGCCTGTCACTACTTCCAGTTATCTTTGCCTCCAGTCAGCGTTATCTCCTGTATACCAGTCAGTCACAGTTAAGTAGATTGACTCTTTACTCTCAGGAAACCTCATCCGTGAAAATATATGATGGCATCACTAAACGTGGAACTTGAACTTTAACAGAGCAACCTTGAATATTCACCctacatgattaaaatgatcatgGAAACTAACACCTAGTTGTATTATACAGTTTTATGGCTCCCTGCAGGCCATACTCCAGACTTAATGCACCCTATTTGTTATTCTTGACAAACTTGACTTTCTAAGTCAATTACCTTGTGGTTAGTGGAATTTATGTTATAGACCTTTTAAACATCTATCTAACATGCTCAGGCACAAACTGTGGGAATTGAAAGGAAGGTGTTTCCCATATAATAACTAAACAACATGCTCCAACAGCCCGCCTGTGCTCATGCCCTCAGAGCTCTGAGCGGCTTGCATGGTTGCCTTAAAGGGCTCAGAGAGGTATGCTCTTCACCCATCAACGTAATGGATGAGTTTCATTTTATTGAGCGGCGTTACACAAATGAAACTGTTTGAATGctcctgtttttgtttggttttcataAGACACTTTTGTATATATGTCTACGGTAAGGACAGCTTTGTTTAGATATGTTCTGCAAGCACATACAGCTACATCTGGGATAATGCAAACTGTCGCGTGATGCTGTAAACACTACATGCTGTATGCTTTATGCTGAAGTTTTTACAGCTTCTTGTAATCACACCAAAGCCTCAGAACCATTAAACCAGATATAAGTGAAAccccctttttttaaatgtgcgcACATAGTTCAAAACTATGCTTTTAACTAATATTATTAGAGCTGAACATCAGGCAGATGAATCAGTGCAGTTCAATGTTTGAGGATTTGAGAGGATGGACAGCTGGGGAAGAGGGAAGAAATGGTTTAGCAAGGAGCTGCAGTGTTCTCACACATCCATGTGAGATCTGTTAAGAGATTCCGGCCTGGCTGTCGTCCatttgaggaagaaaaaaaaaaagaaaaacaaacttctctGATTTTAGCGCAGATGGTCTTTTTGCAGAAAAGTCTGCTGACCTTCAACACAACACGGATAAAGAGAGGAAGGCCGCAGTTGTTGTGTTGAAGAATTCCTAACTTTCTTGATAGGGAGTTTCAGGCAGGTGGGATGACTCTAAGAATAATATTTGGCTTGATTTCATTCCTCTGCATAATTACACCAAACATCCAAGCTGTCAAACTTTTTTGTTTGCCTCAGACTTGGCTTCAGCCGGGTCAAATGATTTCCTCTTGTTCTGAGTCATTGCAGATAAAAAGTTTCACTTCTGTTATGTTGTTCATCAAAACATGATGTGTTATCGACTGgatgaatcatgtttttgttctgtgatGTTGGTATTATTAACACCTGTGTCAGTTCCCACAGCTGCAGACAATGAGCTTACAGAAGAGTGAACATTGTGCTACTGTTATATGAGTAGCGGTATCGCTTTTCTCTTTCGTTGCTTGAATCCAGTCTACATTCAACCATTGTTACTGTTTTCCATTTAACAGCCTGAGTTTTTTCATAATGTTCAACCCATCTGATGTTATAAAAGTACAGTTTTTTGTGATCATTGACATTCGTTGTGTTTGAACAGGGTAGCGACCGATCATAACGAGGACAACACCACAGATATTCTGCGTGACTGGCTTGTCAAGGTGCAGAACTTGTACCATTACGTGGAGTGGAGGCCGAAAGAGAAACCCAGGTCAGGTTTCTACTGTGATTGGCAAAATTTGGCGTTGCTGAAAAGGCTCACAGAGCAAATAAACAGACTGGAAAAATATCTCTTGCAGACGCTATGAGGATGAAGATGGTCCGAAGCAATGGACAGATCTCCGTTATGAGCACGTGATGAAGCTTCGGCAAGTAGCGCTGGAGTCAGCTCGTGAGATGTGGGCGGACTACTTTATGGTAGGTTAACATAAAGACTCTTTACAAGCACATATGAAAGAATAATAACACTGAGAACTTTTCCATCTTAAGCACTGAGCCAGTGCTCCAACCCAGAGATTTTCTGACCAATAAAAACCCAAGTTTTATTGGTCAGTAATAGCAGCAGAAGCATAAATACAGGGTCACATCCAAAGCACAATGACAATTGCAGTTTAGGCACCAAGAAGGGTGTTGAAAATTGACCCAGTTatagttttctgtcttttatggTTAAAGTTTATCTCATCTTACACAAAGATTGCCTCGACATGAACCttattttaaatgcagctcTGTTCACATTTCTATTTGTATTCCCCAGCCCAGCCCACATTGTCTAGCTTCAGTGGTATATAATTTTGAAGCACAGTACATCCAAAATCGCAATCATTTTGCACTACAGATCTTTGGAAATGCTCTTAGCCTTTTCCATTGCAAACAGACTTTGGTCACTGTTATGCAAATGAAtagtctgtgtgtttattttttaacgATCTCAGTTTCCCCATTTAACTTCCATGACCTGTTCAGCATTTTCTCTGAAGATGTCTGaatcacacacacttctctcttcctcttctttgtgTAGTTGGTGGACTGCGATAACCTTCTCACCAATCCAGATGTGCTGTGGAAGCTCATGAAAGAGAATAAGACCATTATAGCTCCAATGCTTGAATCCCGTGCAGCCTATTCGAACTTCTGGTGTGGAATGACCTCCGAGGTACTGTTTTGAGGATTTTCAAAGGTGTTCATGCTTGAGTGTTTTCGAAGAGCTTTGTTCCTCTCTGAACTCAACTGTTAATCAATCTCTCTCCTCAGGGTTACTATAAGCGCACCCCTGCCTATTTGCCCATGAGGAAGCATATGCGGAAGGGCTGTTTTGCAGTTCCCATGGTCCACTCCACTTTCCTGATAGATCTCAGGAAAGAGGCGTCAAGGCAGCTGGCCTTTCACCCGCCACATCCAAAATACAGCTGGGCTTTCGATGACATCATTGTGTTTGCCTTCTCTGCTCGGATGGCAGGTATAAGAAGGGACACATTTGGCATTAACCGTTTTAACCTAAGTTGTGTAACTTAAGAGTGAGAAAACATTTCCATCCTCTGCTCTCTACAGATGTTCAAATGTTTGTATCTAACAAAGAGACCTATGGTTACTTCCCTGTGCCATTGCGATCCCACAATACTTTGCAAGATGAAGCTGACAGCTTCTTGCACTCCGTGCTGGAGGTTAACGGTGAGTAGCTTACATTCATAATGAGGGCTCTCTTTTTGCATTCATCTCCTTTTTTCCCACTGGCTTGACATCATTATTCTACTTTCTGCTGCTTCAACTCATGATAACTTTCAGCATGGGTTTCTTTATATAAATTTTATACCATTTCTGCATCCATCTTCCCTCTCATCGTGTAGTGCGAAATCCCCCAGTGATGCCTTCCAAATACATACGTGTTCCTAGCAAACAACCTGACAAACTGGGCTTTGATGAGGTGAGTAAGGAGTGATGTGAAGATGGCATCTGCAAAAATGGCTCTCTTTCCACTTCTGTGCTCAATATTTCCTCATGCTGTCAGAAATAAGCAATTACACTGACTGTCTCCACTGTTGCTCCACATACAGGTGTTCATGATAAACTTGCAGAGGCGGACTGACCGCCGAGAACGTATGCTGAGGGCATTGTATGAGCAGGAGATGACTTGTAAGGTCATTGCAGCTGTCGATGGAAAGTAAGTTCACTTAAGTTCAGCTTAAGTTCACTTAAGTAAGCTCTTAAGTTCAGTTTAATGAATACTTAagatttcttcttctctacCTATCTCAGAGCGATGAATGTCAGTGAAATTCATACTATGGGCATCCATATGCTCCCTGGATACAGTGACCCTTATCACGGCCGCCCGCTTACAAAGGGAGAGCTGGGATGCTTCCTTTCCCACTATAACATCTGGAAAGAGGTGAACCCCAGAAGCCAACAGCTGGTTTCCAGCAGATAATGAAATTGAACCAAACATTTGTGAACCAGACAGACGGCTGACTCatttgcacatgtgtgtttgtcctaAGATTGTAGAGCGAGGCTTGAAAACATCTCTGGTGATTGAAGATGATCTGCGCTTTGAGATCTTCTTCAAAAGGCGATTGATGAACTTGATGAATGAAGTGGAGGAAGAAGGGCTGGACTGGGATCTCATGTAAGTTTGCGTCTTTTAATTTTACTTTGATTCTCATAAGTATTAAATTACTTCTCacctctccttcttctttctttctccagtTATATTGGTCGGAAGAGAATGCAAGTGGACCACCCAGAGAAAGCTGTTCCCAATATACATAACTTAGTGGAAGCTGACTATTCGTATTGGACTCTAGGCTATATGATATCATTACAAGGTGCAGAGAAGCTTATGAAAGCAGAACCATTAAAGAGGATTTTGCCAGTGGATGAATTTCTTCCTATCATGTACAATAAACATCCTGTGTAAGTGTTTGTActgtaatataaatacattaataacaCATGCTTCTGCTCTGATGTTTTGCcggttttattattttcttacattACTGTCTCTTCCACAGGTCTGACTACATGGAGCAGTTTGAGACCAGGGACCTGAAGGCATTTTCAGCAGAGCCTCTTCTAGTGTATCCAACCCACTACACTGGCGATTCAGGTTACATCAGCGACACAGAAACCTCCACAGTGTGGGACAATGACAAGGTCCGCACAGACTGGGACAGAGCGCGCTCAGGAAAAACTCGGGAGCAAGCTGAGATCAGCACTGAGGCGCAGAACTCAGATGTGCTCCAGTCTCCTTTGGACAGCACAGCACGGGACGAGCTATGAAAGGAACTGAATGAAGACCTTGAAGGTGCTTAGAGCAAATCATATTAGTTTTTCAATTATGTTTCATCTATGATACCCTTGATTTTTGCATCACAGCGGGGATGTGACAAGTTAAAAAAGGGatcaggtgtgttttctgtcgAGTCCGTTTTTAGTTTTTACGTTATAAAGGCACTAGACTTGCCATATGGAATGGCATTTGCAGTACCCAACTTGTGTCTGTCATACAGAAATGAACCTATAAGCAAAGAGCTCAATTGGACTGTCACATTTCAGTCTTCGGACAGTTAGCTACATTGTCATAATTTGACATTACACTGTGaaattttattcataaaattcTACAAATGAATTAGGCTACAATTATATGTGACTGAAATCAAGATTTAGACCGACATTCATGTCTTCAATCAGCCAGCAGTTAGTCTAAGTTCAATGGTCTCTGTTGTGAAAACTGCAAGAGGAGAAACATCTGCATGTCCTTTGATTTGATCTTTAGTATTTTCTCTTACTAaatttcaacatgtttgtcattTGAATAATCATTAGTTAACACTTTAGATGCTTACAGCTGAGctttacaaaacacacaagcaacAGTTTCTGTTA is from Thunnus maccoyii chromosome 18, fThuMac1.1, whole genome shotgun sequence and encodes:
- the pgls gene encoding 6-phosphogluconolactonase encodes the protein MAGRRVVVFPSSAELGPALAHLVTSRAEKAISSHGRFTLGLSGGSLVSMLSKELLAMSSLDCSKWVVGFCDERVVSFDDPESTYGLYKSHLFSKVNIPDSGILAIDPSLPVNECAEDYSSKLKKTFPDDDFPVFDLLLLGMGPDGHTCSLFPDHPLLEETKKIVAPISDSPKPPPQRVTMTFPVVNSARCVAFVSTGGSKAPVLKEVLEGREGPAFPAARVVPTNGELFWLVDDPAAASLTIQVERLGAGAKL
- the colgalt1a gene encoding procollagen galactosyltransferase 1 — translated: MHGLAGLVCLPATLVLFLLSCWRPARGYFAEERWSPESPLLAPRVFVTLICRNSQHSLPYFLGTIERLNYPKERMALWVATDHNEDNTTDILRDWLVKVQNLYHYVEWRPKEKPRRYEDEDGPKQWTDLRYEHVMKLRQVALESAREMWADYFMLVDCDNLLTNPDVLWKLMKENKTIIAPMLESRAAYSNFWCGMTSEGYYKRTPAYLPMRKHMRKGCFAVPMVHSTFLIDLRKEASRQLAFHPPHPKYSWAFDDIIVFAFSARMADVQMFVSNKETYGYFPVPLRSHNTLQDEADSFLHSVLEVNVRNPPVMPSKYIRVPSKQPDKLGFDEVFMINLQRRTDRRERMLRALYEQEMTCKVIAAVDGKAMNVSEIHTMGIHMLPGYSDPYHGRPLTKGELGCFLSHYNIWKEIVERGLKTSLVIEDDLRFEIFFKRRLMNLMNEVEEEGLDWDLIYIGRKRMQVDHPEKAVPNIHNLVEADYSYWTLGYMISLQGAEKLMKAEPLKRILPVDEFLPIMYNKHPVSDYMEQFETRDLKAFSAEPLLVYPTHYTGDSGYISDTETSTVWDNDKVRTDWDRARSGKTREQAEISTEAQNSDVLQSPLDSTARDEL